A portion of the Vulpes vulpes isolate BD-2025 chromosome 5, VulVul3, whole genome shotgun sequence genome contains these proteins:
- the LOC140598974 gene encoding LOW QUALITY PROTEIN: 5-hydroxytryptamine receptor 5B-like (The sequence of the model RefSeq protein was modified relative to this genomic sequence to represent the inferred CDS: inserted 1 base in 1 codon) has translation MEAANVSVAAAGVALAPGPEACSSGPSPGPGPGPGPGPGPGPGGVALPGREPPLSVLAVLVVTLLVLLIAATFLWDLRVPVTILRVRAFHRAPHTLVASTAVWDALVAALVMPLSLVSEPAAGRRWRLGRSLCRAWTSCDVLCCTASIWSAAATALDRYWTVXRHLRYTLRARRRASALLIALTWALSALIALAPLLFGWGEAYDARRQRCQVSQEPSYAVFSTCGAFYLPLGVALFVYWEIYKAAKFRFGRRRRAVLPLPAAVQVRGGGPEAEAVFRARGPGVAFQVSGAEQEQEEQRAALMVGLLVGVLALCWVPFFLAALISPLCACSLPPVWKSIFLWLGYSNSFFNPLIYTAFNKNYNDAFRSLFSKQR, from the exons ATGGAAGCCGCTAACGTCTCGGTGGCCGCCGCCGGCGTCGCGCTGGCCCCGGGACCCGAGGCCTGCAGCAGCGGcccgagccccggccccggccccggccccggccccggccccggccccggccccggcggggTCGCCCTGCCGGGCCGCGAGCCGCCTTTGTCCGTGCTCGCGGTGCTGGTGGTGacgctgctggtgctgctgatcgCGGCCACCTTCCTGTGGGACCTGCGGGTTCCGGTCACCATCCTGCGCGTCCGCGCCTTCCACCGCGCGCCGCATACCTTGGTGGCCTCGACGGCCGTGTGGGACGCGCTCGTGGCGGCGCTGGTGATGCCGCTGAGCCTGGTGAGCGAGCCGGCGGCCGGGCGGCGCTGGCGGCTGGGCCGGAGCCTGTGCCGGGCGTGGACCTCCTGCGACGTGCTGTGCTGCACCGCCAGCATCTGGAGCGCGGCGGCCACCGCCCTGGACCGCTACTGGACCG ACCGCCACCTGCGGTACACGCTgcgcgcccgccgccgcgccTCGGCGCTCCTGATCGCGCTCACCTGGGCGCTCTCGGCGCTCATCGCGCTGGCGCCGCTGCTCTTCGGCTGGGGCGAGGCGTACGACGCGCGGCGCCAGCGCTGCCAGGTGAGCCAGGAGCCCTCCTACGCCGTCTTCTCCACCTGCGGCGCCTTCTACCTGCCGCTCGGCGTGGCGCTCTTCGTCTACTGGGAGATCTACAAGGCGGCCAAGTTCCGCTTCGGCCGCCGCCGCAGGGCCGTGCTGCCGCTGCCCGCCGCCGTGCAGGTGAGGG GAGGCGGCCCCGAGGCCGAGGCGGTGTTCAGGGCGCGTGGCCCGGGGGTGGCCTTTCAGGTGAGCGGGGccgagcaggagcaggaggagcagcgcGCGGCGCTGATGGTGGGGCTCCTGGTCGGCGTGTTGGCGCTGTGCTGGGTCCCCTTCTTCCTGGCCGCGCTCATCAGCCCGCTCTGCGCCTGCAGCCTGCCCCCCGTCTGGAAAAGCATATTCCTGTGGCTCGGCTACTCCAACTCCTTCTTCAACCCCCTGATTTACACGGCGTTTAACAAGAACTACAACGACGCCTTCAGGAGCCTCTTCAGCAAGCAGAGGTAG